The window TCTACGGCTGGCGCAAGGCCGCCGCCCGCCTCGCGCGGAACTCCGGGCTCGTGTACGTCTCGGGCGGCGCCCCGGCCGCCGGCCCCATGATCCTCTCCTCCCTGCGTGCTCACGTGGAGCGCGTCGAGGACGTCCTGCTGCCCCGTACCCCCGGCCTGCACCAGCGAGGCTTCGCGACAGCCGTGCTGCGGTTCGGCCGGGCCCGGCTCGGGGTGCTCAGCTGCCATCTGAGCATCGACGACCATGAGCGCTACGAGCAGGGGCGACTGCTCCTCGAAAGGCTGTCCGCCCTGGACGCGCCGTACGCCGTCGTCGGGGGCGACTTCAACGACCGGCCCGACGGTCGTACCTTCGGCCTCCTCGCCGACGCCCTGCGGGACGGCTGGGCGACGAACCCATGGGGGAGGGAGCACACCACGCGGCTGGGTGATCCGCTGCAGCGGATCGACGCGGTCTTCACGACGGAGAGAGTGGAGGTACTGGGGTGCGGGGTACCGATGGGCCTCCGCGGGGTCCGGGAAAGAGATCTTCGGGCAGCCACGGACCACCTGCCGGTGCTGGCCGCCTTGCGGTTGCCCGCCGGGTAGGAGACGGCTTCGATCCGGCTCGTGCCGTCACGATCGGCCGGGAGTACGCACCGATGCCAGGACAGGATGGTCGACGCGTCAGCGGCACGCTGCGAAAGCTGTCGTATGTGCGGGCCGGTTCGGGGTAGAACAACTGCTGGCTTCCGGCGTCGGCGGAGCCGGAGCGGCCCCCGGAGACAGGGCTGCTCCCGAGCATGAACGAAGGATCGGCATACATGGCCAGCGGTACCGTGAAGTGGTTCAACTCCGAAAAGGGTTTCGGGTTCATCCAGCAGGACGGCGGAGGCCCGGACGTCTTCGCGCACTACTCCGAGATCCAGGGAAGCGGCTACCGCGAACTGACCGAGGGTGAGCACGTCACCTTCGACATCGGGCAGGGCCAGAAGGGCCCGCAGGCGCAGAACATCGTCCGCGGCTGATCAAGCGTCGTACACACCGGAGGGCGGCTGCCATACGGGCAGCCGCCCTCGCTCTAACGCTTCCTGCCGCCCTCTTCGCGCGCCTGCTTGAATGCGTCCGAAATGGTCTCCGCGGCGCCGGAGAGGGCTCCCTTGGTCACTCCGCGGGCGCCGGACTCGGTGAGCTGTCCCTTGAGTTCGGTGAGGCCGGCCGGTTTGCGCGGCCCGGATTCCAGGTCGAGGCGGTTGCAGGCCTCGGCGAAGCGGAGATAGGTGTCGACACTCGCGACGACGATCCGTATGTCGATCTTGAGT of the Streptomyces sp. 1222.5 genome contains:
- a CDS encoding gas vesicle structural protein GvpA, producing the protein MTVATQQGGGGGSSGLYDVLELILDRGLVIDAFIRVSLVGIEILKIDIRIVVASVDTYLRFAEACNRLDLESGPRKPAGLTELKGQLTESGARGVTKGALSGAAETISDAFKQAREEGGRKR
- a CDS encoding cold-shock protein, coding for MASGTVKWFNSEKGFGFIQQDGGGPDVFAHYSEIQGSGYRELTEGEHVTFDIGQGQKGPQAQNIVRG
- a CDS encoding endonuclease/exonuclease/phosphatase family protein, whose protein sequence is MQDLPRSTTEPDGSVVVRVLSYNIRSMRDDVAALARVIRACRPDVVCVQEAPRFYGWRKAAARLARNSGLVYVSGGAPAAGPMILSSLRAHVERVEDVLLPRTPGLHQRGFATAVLRFGRARLGVLSCHLSIDDHERYEQGRLLLERLSALDAPYAVVGGDFNDRPDGRTFGLLADALRDGWATNPWGREHTTRLGDPLQRIDAVFTTERVEVLGCGVPMGLRGVRERDLRAATDHLPVLAALRLPAG